One genomic window of Paenisporosarcina antarctica includes the following:
- a CDS encoding antibiotic biosynthesis monooxygenase family protein, which produces MILEAVMLQVKEGMEGEYEEAFHGASEIISSMKGYISHELQRCMEVEGKYLLLVRWETIEDHTIGFRQSNEYQEWKKKLHNFYDPYPTVEHFEKVKL; this is translated from the coding sequence ATGATATTAGAAGCTGTTATGCTACAAGTTAAGGAAGGTATGGAAGGAGAATATGAAGAAGCATTTCATGGGGCATCAGAGATTATTTCTTCAATGAAAGGGTACATATCTCACGAATTACAGCGTTGTATGGAGGTTGAAGGGAAATATTTACTACTAGTGCGATGGGAAACAATAGAAGACCATACAATTGGATTTAGACAATCCAACGAGTATCAAGAATGGAAAAAGAAATTACATAATTTTTATGACCCATATCCAACAGTTGAACATTTTGAGAAAGTTAAACTTTAA
- a CDS encoding response regulator transcription factor gives MNILILTKDPLEGQGLKWIITSQLRDIHVDVVDDIQQFSKYIKDHASDFLIVDLDLWSVEQQSFLPQHIQWLGISSERTFQTAYRALTLKAEDVLFRPFQPEHLVKHVQQARFRFRNEKQSTTQLNSVQETILTYEDLLLAETYPNYPLLMSAIVPSDREQGSQLVRALEEFPFPTTFDVFPFSQFVLVVHRLSQQADLQDAYRSFFASWKRQSDALLSIYLYESVEGKSTRTLYQKMRRFQERIFYDGYDILSLELTDLTWRELDPFLSPLEQRTWIEMLEKQDVNAIRNWFEQDFLTLEAPYPDPEMVRIRLTSVLAQMRRYMKAKSIGNESIEQQYHHLFQDIIREPVMYLIIQKLGDFTSKLMKETSLHEDGGSNFSEKVRMMMESNYWDSSWNLATCAQTLQMNKSTLSRKFSQNTGKKFRDTLQEIRIREAKRLLKETTASLEEVSRLAGYSHQTYFNAKFKVATGVTPSMYRFD, from the coding sequence ATGAATATCTTGATTCTCACAAAAGACCCACTGGAGGGACAAGGTTTAAAGTGGATTATCACTTCCCAACTCCGAGATATCCATGTGGATGTAGTGGATGATATACAACAGTTCTCAAAATATATTAAAGACCATGCCAGTGATTTCTTAATTGTGGATCTTGATTTATGGTCAGTAGAGCAGCAATCCTTTCTGCCACAACATATTCAGTGGCTCGGGATTTCTTCTGAGAGAACATTTCAAACAGCCTACCGAGCGCTGACGCTTAAAGCGGAAGATGTGTTATTTAGACCTTTTCAACCTGAACATCTCGTTAAGCATGTGCAACAAGCACGCTTTCGTTTTCGTAATGAAAAGCAGAGCACTACTCAACTCAATTCAGTACAGGAAACAATCCTTACATATGAGGATTTACTATTAGCTGAGACGTACCCAAATTATCCACTATTAATGAGTGCGATTGTGCCTTCTGATAGAGAACAAGGGTCGCAGCTAGTAAGAGCTTTAGAAGAGTTCCCATTTCCGACAACTTTTGACGTATTCCCTTTCTCGCAGTTTGTTCTCGTTGTCCACCGATTGTCTCAACAGGCTGACCTTCAAGATGCCTATCGGTCATTTTTTGCATCATGGAAACGTCAGTCCGATGCACTATTATCCATTTATCTGTACGAATCTGTGGAGGGTAAAAGTACGCGAACATTGTATCAAAAAATGCGTCGTTTCCAAGAACGAATTTTTTATGACGGATACGATATTTTGTCGCTAGAATTGACCGACTTAACATGGCGAGAGCTCGATCCATTCTTGTCTCCACTGGAGCAACGAACATGGATTGAAATGTTAGAAAAGCAAGATGTGAATGCGATTCGTAATTGGTTTGAGCAAGACTTTCTAACGCTCGAGGCACCGTATCCAGATCCTGAAATGGTTCGCATTCGCTTGACGAGTGTACTTGCGCAAATGCGAAGATATATGAAGGCAAAATCGATTGGCAATGAGTCAATCGAACAACAATACCATCATTTATTTCAAGACATCATTCGTGAGCCTGTCATGTATCTTATTATTCAAAAGTTAGGTGACTTCACTTCCAAATTAATGAAAGAAACGAGTCTTCATGAAGATGGAGGTTCCAATTTTTCTGAAAAAGTCCGCATGATGATGGAATCAAATTATTGGGATTCTTCATGGAATTTAGCGACTTGTGCGCAAACACTACAAATGAATAAAAGTACGCTGAGTCGTAAGTTCTCTCAAAATACTGGAAAGAAATTTCGAGATACTCTTCAAGAAATACGTATTCGAGAAGCCAAACGATTACTAAAAGAAACGACAGCATCTCTTGAAGAAGTTTCGAGATTAGCTGGCTACTCCCATCAAACATATTTCAATGCGAAATTTAAAGTTGCAACAGGGGTAACACCTTCTATGTATCGATTTGATTAA
- a CDS encoding DUF3953 domain-containing protein yields the protein MILSLGVLVMITGLVELQKNKKSILSYFSIIASFFIFFVFIRGLIVSY from the coding sequence ATGATTCTGTCTTTAGGAGTACTTGTGATGATAACGGGATTAGTAGAACTTCAAAAAAACAAAAAATCAATCTTGAGCTATTTTTCTATTATTGCTTCATTTTTTATTTTTTTCGTGTTTATACGGGGTTTAATAGTGAGCTACTGA
- a CDS encoding helix-turn-helix transcriptional regulator: MPVLNQIKHMRTARGLTQVKMAIDLQITRQTITAIENNKYNPSLELALKLVKYFNVSIDEIFELKEEDK, translated from the coding sequence TTGCCAGTACTAAATCAAATAAAACATATGCGAACAGCGAGAGGACTTACACAAGTAAAAATGGCCATCGATTTGCAGATTACACGACAAACTATTACAGCTATTGAAAATAATAAATACAATCCAAGTTTAGAGTTGGCTTTAAAGCTTGTGAAATATTTTAATGTCTCGATTGATGAAATTTTCGAATTAAAGGAGGAAGACAAGTGA
- a CDS encoding DUF378 domain-containing protein, with protein sequence MKNLNSIALLLIIIGGLNWLLFGLFQWDLVGGLFGGMDSAFARIVYVLVGIAAIYSLTLLKKVT encoded by the coding sequence TTGAAAAATTTAAATTCCATTGCACTTTTATTAATTATTATTGGTGGATTAAACTGGTTGCTATTTGGTTTATTCCAATGGGATCTGGTAGGCGGACTTTTTGGCGGCATGGATAGTGCTTTCGCTCGTATAGTTTATGTACTAGTTGGAATTGCTGCAATTTACTCTTTAACATTATTGAAGAAAGTAACATAG
- a CDS encoding ATP-binding cassette domain-containing protein: MIKCKDLSKKYHSAHALTNLSCDIKENTITGVIGRNGAGKTTFMKLVAGYLKKTTGEIQVMGENPFTSLKVSANTIFIDDQMSFPTSLNLEELLDSFAMFYPNWNMPLAKELMTYFKLPQNTYIQNLSKGMRSTFHAIIGFAARCPLTIYDEPTTGMDAAVRKDFYRALLKDYLAFPRTILISSHYLDEIENLLEDVLIIHEKHTFLHTSVSKLKESVIGVKGEKGAVESFMLMHEKLSCTETMPGFVMAVVKTSGNVYQSKHPNLTFTNLSANEAFVNLTAPSEGGIDRVFTGS; this comes from the coding sequence GTGATTAAATGTAAGGATTTATCGAAAAAATATCATTCTGCCCATGCTTTAACGAACTTAAGTTGCGACATTAAAGAAAATACAATTACGGGTGTAATAGGGAGAAACGGTGCAGGGAAGACGACCTTTATGAAATTAGTTGCTGGCTATTTAAAGAAAACGACTGGGGAAATTCAGGTGATGGGGGAAAACCCTTTCACTAGTTTAAAGGTATCCGCTAATACGATTTTTATTGATGATCAAATGAGCTTTCCCACATCACTAAATTTAGAGGAACTCCTCGATTCTTTTGCTATGTTTTATCCTAATTGGAATATGCCTTTAGCAAAAGAACTGATGACTTATTTTAAGTTGCCACAGAATACGTATATTCAAAACTTATCAAAAGGAATGCGCAGTACTTTTCATGCCATCATTGGCTTTGCAGCAAGATGTCCATTGACCATTTATGATGAACCTACAACAGGGATGGATGCAGCCGTTCGCAAAGATTTTTATCGTGCCCTTTTAAAAGATTACTTAGCTTTTCCGAGAACGATTTTAATTTCAAGTCACTACTTAGATGAGATTGAGAACTTACTCGAAGACGTGCTAATTATCCATGAAAAACATACATTTTTGCATACTTCAGTTTCTAAATTAAAAGAAAGCGTGATTGGAGTTAAAGGAGAGAAAGGTGCAGTCGAAAGCTTTATGTTGATGCATGAAAAACTTTCATGCACTGAAACGATGCCAGGTTTTGTGATGGCTGTCGTCAAAACGAGTGGGAACGTATACCAAAGTAAACACCCCAACTTAACGTTTACGAATCTTTCAGCAAACGAAGCTTTCGTGAACTTAACTGCTCCATCAGAAGGAGGGATTGATCGTGTCTTTACAGGAAGTTAG
- a CDS encoding DinB family protein has protein sequence MYHTIEEFLAEWTYESDSTQQILDLLNDDSLGTRVKEGERSLGFLAWHIVISVHEMMSRVGLDFEGPQHDAELPTAASEIARGYRKSNQAFTEAIRTQWKDANLSDEHDMYGEMWSSATTLNVLVKHQIHHRGQLTLLMRQAGLPMIGVYGPSREEWAFYGGEIPK, from the coding sequence ATGTACCATACCATTGAAGAGTTTTTAGCCGAATGGACTTACGAAAGTGACTCTACTCAACAAATATTGGACTTATTAAACGATGATTCGTTAGGGACAAGAGTCAAAGAAGGAGAACGTTCGTTAGGTTTCTTAGCATGGCATATCGTCATCTCAGTACATGAAATGATGTCCCGTGTCGGCCTTGATTTTGAAGGACCTCAACACGATGCAGAATTACCAACGGCAGCAAGCGAAATTGCTCGTGGCTATCGCAAATCGAATCAGGCTTTTACAGAAGCCATTCGCACACAATGGAAGGATGCCAATCTTTCTGATGAACACGATATGTATGGCGAAATGTGGTCGAGTGCTACAACACTCAATGTGTTAGTCAAGCATCAAATACATCATCGTGGTCAATTAACGTTGCTCATGCGTCAAGCTGGACTTCCTATGATTGGCGTTTATGGTCCATCACGTGAAGAATGGGCTTTCTATGGTGGCGAAATACCTAAATGA
- a CDS encoding MarR family winged helix-turn-helix transcriptional regulator, with protein MDKRIQEAVSLFEEVLIYGTERVIRSVDDPLWREYSPEQMQVLKLIYKEGEITSGRLAILQGVHKSAISNRLKKLIEKEVISIKPSGDKREKILVLTARGETVIKRSDAVLHEYIGKLMTNKVDDQEIEQFLVTFRKVKEILKMNGV; from the coding sequence TTGGATAAGAGAATACAAGAAGCTGTTTCACTATTTGAAGAAGTACTAATATACGGTACCGAACGTGTGATTCGCAGCGTGGATGATCCACTATGGAGAGAATATTCACCCGAACAAATGCAAGTGTTGAAATTGATTTATAAAGAAGGAGAAATTACATCAGGTAGACTTGCCATTTTGCAAGGCGTACATAAGAGTGCCATTTCCAATCGCTTAAAGAAACTGATTGAAAAAGAAGTCATTAGTATTAAACCTTCAGGTGATAAAAGAGAGAAAATTCTTGTTCTCACTGCACGAGGGGAAACGGTTATCAAACGATCTGACGCAGTATTACATGAATACATTGGGAAATTGATGACTAATAAAGTGGATGATCAGGAAATTGAACAGTTTTTAGTGACATTTCGCAAGGTAAAAGAAATCTTGAAAATGAATGGAGTTTAA
- a CDS encoding GntR family transcriptional regulator encodes MKFYDDSDLPIYIQVAEWLENEILRGQFKPDDKMYSQYQLADLFTINPATAGKGLSILLDTDILYKKRGLGMFVTSNARSTILSRRKSEKLSTLVKGIVDEAERLEVPFAELIDMLKREKLNNERGRV; translated from the coding sequence GTGAAGTTTTATGATGACTCAGATCTTCCTATTTACATCCAAGTAGCGGAATGGCTTGAAAATGAAATATTACGTGGTCAGTTTAAGCCTGATGACAAAATGTACTCACAATATCAACTCGCAGATTTATTCACGATTAACCCAGCGACTGCTGGAAAAGGACTTTCCATCTTACTAGACACCGACATTTTATATAAGAAAAGAGGGCTAGGCATGTTCGTTACTTCAAATGCACGAAGTACGATTTTATCCAGGAGAAAAAGCGAAAAATTATCGACTCTTGTCAAGGGGATCGTCGATGAAGCCGAGCGTTTAGAAGTGCCTTTTGCAGAATTAATCGACATGTTGAAGCGGGAGAAATTGAACAATGAACGGGGGAGAGTCTAG
- a CDS encoding GGDEF domain-containing protein: MKKYKIFDVFLFVASIIIGFSFAPLDIDLKKYILVVTIYLVFSAMYSNQKILQEKGSLSFDYGISYSQSFALFAGPFGLLLFEIVNRFTTYFQRKVAKTADEDEFTDTLYNIGSFTLYHTVGFIFFFSLYPYAQMIPFGFFLLFFLTALLISFQGNILMLLSFYFSGNLHSWSEVVVFIKGRSILDIAKVALTNALLYYFVMENQWEMLIILFTLNFMVSRSFVSKQESVKNELERDRFREMAYSDFMTGLSNRAMMDKKMREINGTGELLAIVVADIDKFKRINDNYNHSVGDYVIEHFAGMLKSHTGKEDLVFRSGGEEFTLFLRGRGYEECVELLESLRLNVSDHPVEVEFNGVETSISYSASFGLYFNEMSEDLPMERAYNYADQLLFEAKELGRDRLVVRNGQQSLVYS; the protein is encoded by the coding sequence ATGAAGAAGTACAAAATTTTTGATGTTTTTCTGTTTGTAGCCAGTATTATTATCGGATTTTCGTTTGCACCACTCGATATAGATCTAAAAAAATATATACTCGTAGTAACTATTTATCTTGTTTTTTCTGCTATGTATTCTAACCAAAAAATTTTACAAGAAAAAGGAAGTTTAAGTTTCGATTACGGTATATCCTATAGCCAATCATTTGCTTTGTTTGCAGGACCATTTGGACTGTTGCTCTTTGAAATTGTCAATCGCTTTACTACTTATTTTCAACGGAAAGTGGCAAAGACGGCCGATGAAGATGAATTTACCGATACATTATATAATATTGGATCTTTCACGTTGTATCATACGGTAGGCTTTATTTTCTTTTTCTCTTTATATCCATATGCACAAATGATTCCTTTTGGTTTCTTTCTTCTTTTCTTTTTGACTGCACTACTTATTAGTTTTCAGGGCAATATTCTTATGCTGTTATCGTTTTATTTTAGTGGCAATTTACACTCTTGGAGTGAAGTCGTCGTATTCATTAAAGGTAGAAGTATACTCGATATTGCTAAAGTTGCTTTGACGAATGCACTTTTATACTATTTCGTTATGGAAAACCAGTGGGAAATGTTAATTATTTTGTTCACTTTAAACTTCATGGTCAGCAGGTCATTCGTTTCGAAACAAGAAAGTGTTAAAAATGAATTGGAACGTGACCGTTTCCGTGAAATGGCCTACTCAGATTTCATGACGGGGTTGTCAAACCGAGCAATGATGGATAAAAAAATGCGAGAAATTAATGGTACAGGTGAATTGTTAGCTATTGTCGTTGCAGATATCGATAAATTTAAACGTATCAATGACAACTATAATCATTCCGTTGGTGACTATGTTATTGAACATTTCGCCGGAATGTTAAAATCTCATACAGGCAAAGAGGATTTAGTCTTTCGAAGTGGGGGAGAAGAATTTACACTCTTCTTGCGAGGTCGTGGTTATGAAGAATGCGTGGAATTGCTTGAGTCTCTGCGTCTGAATGTAAGTGACCATCCGGTTGAAGTGGAGTTTAATGGAGTGGAAACATCGATCTCGTATAGTGCATCATTTGGTTTGTATTTCAATGAAATGTCTGAAGACTTACCAATGGAGCGTGCGTATAATTACGCAGATCAACTGTTATTTGAAGCAAAAGAGCTCGGACGTGATCGCCTAGTAGTCAGAAATGGTCAACAATCACTTGTTTATTCATAA
- a CDS encoding GGDEF domain-containing protein, whose product MDNDFHFQNKEKADRAAELVIANIELVFQNKEKADRAAELVIANKELAFQTEEKADRAAELVIANIELAFQTEEKADRAAELVIANKELVFQTEEKADRAAELVIANKELIFQTEEKADRAAELVIANIELVFQNKEKADRAAELVIANKELVFQNEEKENRAAELIIANNELAFQNEEILYLSYYDQLTGLYNRRFYEAELKRLDTTRNLPLTLVVGDVNGLKLINDSFGHAIGDELLKKSAEAIKKGCRTDDIISRIGSDEFVILLPKTGAFEAEIIIKRISELTLLEKVGSNNISISFGYETKYNEEGEIEEVFKKADKNMYTNKFFESLKYLV is encoded by the coding sequence ATGGATAATGATTTTCACTTTCAAAATAAAGAAAAAGCAGACCGTGCAGCAGAGTTAGTCATTGCTAATATAGAGCTGGTCTTTCAAAACAAAGAAAAGGCAGACCGCGCAGCAGAGTTAGTCATTGCAAATAAAGAGCTGGCCTTTCAAACCGAAGAGAAAGCAGACCGTGCAGCAGAGTTAGTCATCGCTAATATAGAGCTGGCCTTTCAAACCGAAGAGAAAGCAGACCGTGCAGCAGAGTTAGTCATTGCAAATAAAGAGCTGGTCTTTCAAACTGAAGAAAAAGCAGACCGTGCAGCAGAGTTAGTCATTGCAAATAAAGAGCTGATCTTTCAAACCGAAGAGAAAGCAGACCGTGCAGCAGAGTTAGTCATTGCGAATATAGAGCTGGTCTTTCAAAACAAAGAGAAAGCAGATCGTGCAGCAGAGTTAGTCATTGCGAATAAAGAGCTGGTCTTTCAAAACGAAGAGAAAGAGAACCGTGCAGCAGAGTTAATCATTGCAAATAATGAGCTTGCCTTTCAAAACGAAGAGATTTTATATCTTAGCTACTATGACCAATTAACAGGTTTATATAACAGAAGATTTTACGAAGCAGAGTTAAAGAGACTTGATACAACAAGAAACCTACCTTTGACTTTAGTAGTGGGAGATGTAAATGGTTTAAAACTAATCAATGATTCCTTTGGACATGCCATAGGTGATGAATTGCTGAAAAAATCTGCTGAAGCAATTAAAAAGGGCTGCCGGACTGATGATATTATTTCCAGAATCGGGAGTGATGAATTTGTTATTCTATTACCTAAAACAGGAGCTTTTGAAGCAGAGATAATTATCAAACGTATCAGTGAACTGACATTACTAGAAAAAGTAGGCTCAAATAATATTTCTATTTCATTTGGTTATGAAACTAAATATAATGAGGAAGGTGAAATTGAAGAAGTATTTAAAAAAGCAGATAAAAATATGTACACTAATAAATTTTTTGAAAGTTTAAAATATTTAGTGTGA
- a CDS encoding MMPL family transporter encodes MRTILKLKWPITIALLIVTIALFLMAPDLTKQAEEAGSFQLSDDASSQQAAQMLASAGDSDQTISVVVELDQPLTNDVRDQLSTMAKDIVALSETVTSVLNPVESKELESQLVSENQQTVLIPITVDGTDEEVNQVAEDIRETVIPSDMVAYVTGEAIINNDVNKSAQDGLKRTEIITVVLIFGLLLAVFRSIVTPFVPLVAVGITYLLSQSLVAFFIDWFGFPVSNYTQIFLVAILFGIGTDYCILLLSRYKEELSAGHAVEEAIVNTYKTAGRTLFISGLAVFIGFFAIGFADFPIFKSAVAVAVGIAVLLLVLFTIVPVLMLVLKEKLFWPSKKSAAHHDSKLWSRMSKLSVNRPVVSILVVAVITVPLLLTYNNSLSFNTVDEIGDDYESVQGLRAIENGFGKGDSLPVQVIIKSDEQLANGEMIPYVERLSQRFEQIEGVDKIRTVTRPTGEIIDDLYVDRQLGLMADGLTEAREGLTEIGAGLEQIQGGLASAGESGGLGEVAAGLGQLNEQLTLATQGLQQTGNVQQTVGALSAINEQLGLIQQGLASAGGDGEGLSQVTDGLSASSEGLTQIADGLTEVSDMMSAMSESDSVRATGLFIPAGTLENEDFAQVLERYTFADGNGIKMEVVLSDDPYSPEAIDTVHRLKEAAASEVKGTPFEDADIAFGGISSINSDLADISSSDFKSTVMIMLISLFVVLAIMFRSIIMPLFMIGSLLLTYFTSIAIAELIFVNLLGYDGISWAVPFFGFVMLVALGVDYSIFLLDRFREEAARGITVREAMRISMEKMGTVIITAAIILAGTFGAMLPSGVLSLMQIASIVVIGLLLYGLIVLPLLIPAITVSFDRGVWWPFGMKKKK; translated from the coding sequence ATGCGTACGATTTTAAAACTGAAATGGCCAATTACGATTGCCTTACTGATTGTAACGATTGCTCTATTTTTAATGGCTCCTGATTTAACGAAACAAGCTGAGGAAGCGGGCTCATTCCAACTGTCCGATGATGCATCTTCACAACAAGCCGCTCAAATGCTTGCAAGCGCAGGGGATAGTGATCAAACGATTTCCGTCGTAGTGGAACTTGATCAACCATTAACGAATGATGTCCGTGACCAATTGAGTACTATGGCAAAGGATATTGTAGCGCTTTCAGAAACCGTGACAAGTGTATTAAACCCGGTGGAAAGCAAAGAGTTAGAAAGTCAGCTCGTTTCTGAAAATCAACAAACGGTGCTCATTCCCATTACTGTAGATGGCACCGATGAAGAAGTAAATCAAGTTGCAGAAGACATTCGTGAAACTGTTATTCCGTCTGATATGGTCGCGTATGTAACGGGTGAGGCAATCATTAATAACGACGTCAATAAAAGCGCACAAGATGGCTTAAAGCGTACGGAAATTATTACAGTCGTTTTGATTTTCGGTTTATTACTTGCGGTTTTTCGCTCCATTGTAACGCCTTTCGTTCCTTTAGTGGCAGTGGGGATTACGTATTTACTTAGCCAATCATTGGTGGCATTTTTCATCGATTGGTTTGGCTTCCCAGTTTCGAACTACACTCAAATTTTCTTAGTGGCCATATTATTCGGTATTGGAACGGATTACTGTATTTTACTGTTAAGTCGCTACAAAGAAGAATTATCGGCAGGTCACGCAGTCGAAGAAGCCATTGTGAATACCTACAAAACAGCGGGACGCACATTGTTCATTAGTGGTCTTGCCGTCTTTATTGGATTTTTCGCCATTGGTTTTGCCGATTTCCCAATATTTAAATCAGCGGTAGCGGTAGCAGTCGGTATAGCGGTGTTATTGCTTGTGCTGTTTACCATTGTGCCTGTGTTAATGTTGGTGTTAAAAGAGAAACTATTTTGGCCATCAAAAAAATCAGCAGCGCATCATGATAGCAAATTATGGAGTAGGATGAGTAAACTATCCGTCAATCGTCCAGTCGTATCGATACTAGTAGTGGCCGTTATAACGGTGCCGTTATTGTTAACATATAATAACTCATTATCGTTTAACACGGTGGACGAAATTGGGGATGACTATGAATCAGTTCAAGGATTACGTGCCATTGAGAATGGCTTTGGAAAAGGCGATTCATTGCCTGTTCAAGTAATTATCAAGTCAGATGAACAGCTAGCAAATGGAGAAATGATTCCATACGTAGAACGATTGAGTCAGCGCTTTGAACAAATTGAAGGTGTTGATAAGATCCGCACCGTTACACGTCCAACAGGTGAAATCATCGATGACCTATATGTTGATCGTCAACTCGGCTTGATGGCAGATGGTTTAACCGAGGCTCGCGAAGGATTAACTGAAATTGGAGCGGGACTAGAGCAAATTCAAGGTGGTTTAGCTAGTGCCGGTGAAAGTGGTGGACTTGGTGAAGTAGCTGCAGGTCTTGGTCAGTTAAATGAACAATTAACACTAGCGACTCAAGGGTTGCAACAAACAGGCAATGTACAACAAACTGTTGGTGCCTTGTCCGCAATTAACGAACAGCTTGGTCTAATTCAACAAGGTCTTGCAAGTGCAGGGGGAGATGGTGAAGGTTTATCACAAGTAACTGATGGACTATCAGCATCAAGCGAAGGACTTACACAAATTGCAGATGGTTTAACGGAAGTTAGCGACATGATGTCTGCGATGAGTGAAAGTGACAGTGTGCGTGCTACAGGATTGTTTATTCCAGCAGGTACGCTTGAAAATGAAGATTTCGCTCAAGTGTTAGAGCGTTACACATTTGCAGATGGCAACGGCATAAAAATGGAAGTTGTGTTATCCGATGATCCATATTCACCTGAAGCCATCGACACGGTTCACCGTTTGAAAGAAGCGGCTGCGTCTGAAGTGAAAGGAACACCTTTTGAAGATGCCGATATTGCATTTGGCGGTATTTCAAGTATCAACAGTGATTTAGCTGACATTTCTTCAAGTGATTTCAAGAGTACTGTAATGATTATGTTGATTAGCTTGTTTGTGGTATTAGCTATTATGTTCCGTTCGATAATTATGCCATTATTCATGATTGGCTCGTTGTTATTAACGTACTTTACGTCAATCGCAATAGCAGAGTTAATTTTTGTGAATCTATTAGGCTATGACGGCATTAGCTGGGCAGTACCATTCTTTGGATTCGTCATGTTAGTCGCACTCGGTGTAGACTATTCCATATTCTTACTCGATCGTTTCCGAGAAGAAGCGGCGAGAGGAATAACTGTGCGCGAAGCGATGCGTATTTCAATGGAGAAAATGGGCACTGTCATCATCACAGCCGCTATTATTTTAGCAGGTACATTTGGGGCAATGTTACCTTCAGGCGTATTGAGTTTGATGCAAATTGCGTCAATCGTCGTAATTGGATTACTGCTTTATGGATTAATTGTCTTGCCACTGCTGATCCCAGCTATCACGGTATCGTTTGACCGTGGTGTATGGTGGCCATTCGGCATGAAAAAGAAAAAATAG
- a CDS encoding NAD(P)-binding protein — MEVAIMGAGISGLCCAITLERNGITPTIFESKTTVGDRFVNAEAIFSIFNRPNKDSLSYLAENFHINLNPTAEVDKLFIHSKNEVSSIDGKIGYTNIRGRHENSFESQLEKQVKSKIIFSSTYEYEKLCKDFECVVLATGDGAYASHLGNFRSDLTCTIKGATVQGDFVTNNPHVWFNYEIIPKGYAWLIPYSEKEANLVIGYPDYPDNIKLDLNDMWDKFYNLACAKLDQHLKITDNFEITRYMMGICGKPKIDNTYFVGNCFGSMTPGLGFGQYASILTGVFSGLDICKEGNYEELTKPLVENYNHSLALRRFLENLTDDQIDFAVKNLDKQIMSKVANKIFSKNSSIDLLKLSTPFMKLWSK, encoded by the coding sequence ATGGAAGTTGCCATTATGGGAGCAGGAATTTCTGGACTTTGTTGTGCTATAACATTAGAGAGAAATGGAATTACTCCAACAATTTTTGAAAGTAAAACTACTGTTGGGGATAGATTTGTTAATGCAGAAGCCATATTCAGTATCTTTAATCGACCTAATAAAGACTCTTTATCTTACCTAGCAGAGAATTTCCATATAAATTTAAATCCTACCGCTGAAGTAGATAAATTATTTATTCATTCTAAAAATGAGGTTAGTTCAATTGACGGTAAAATTGGATACACAAATATAAGAGGAAGACATGAGAATTCATTTGAAAGTCAATTAGAGAAACAAGTAAAATCTAAAATTATCTTTAGCTCTACCTACGAATACGAAAAGTTATGTAAGGATTTTGAGTGTGTGGTATTGGCAACGGGAGATGGAGCATATGCTTCTCATTTAGGGAACTTTAGGAGTGACCTTACTTGTACGATAAAGGGAGCCACTGTTCAAGGAGATTTTGTAACGAATAATCCTCATGTATGGTTTAATTACGAAATAATACCCAAAGGATATGCTTGGCTTATTCCTTATTCTGAAAAAGAAGCAAATTTAGTTATTGGTTACCCAGATTATCCAGACAATATAAAATTGGATTTAAATGATATGTGGGATAAATTCTATAATTTAGCATGTGCTAAATTAGATCAACACCTTAAAATAACAGACAACTTTGAAATTACAAGGTATATGATGGGCATATGCGGTAAACCTAAAATTGATAATACATATTTTGTTGGAAATTGTTTTGGGAGCATGACCCCAGGACTCGGATTTGGCCAATATGCATCCATATTAACAGGCGTTTTTTCGGGACTCGATATTTGTAAAGAAGGAAATTACGAAGAACTTACTAAACCTTTAGTTGAAAATTATAACCATTCTCTTGCTTTAAGAAGATTTTTAGAGAATTTAACTGATGATCAAATTGACTTTGCTGTTAAAAATTTAGATAAGCAAATCATGAGTAAAGTTGCTAATAAGATTTTTAGTAAAAATAGCAGTATAGATTTACTCAAATTATCAACTCCATTTATGAAATTATGGAGTAAGTAG